AAGATAACTTCATCAATTTCAGATAATGAAAGTCCTGCATCTGAAAGTGCTTGACGAACTGGAGTCTTAGTACGTTCGACAAGATCACGTGTTAAATCATCAAATTTTGCACGTGAAAGACTCATTTCCAAGTGAAGAGGACCTGCGCTACCAGCAGTAATAAATGGTAAGCTGATTTGTGTTTGTGTTACACCTGAAAGATCTTTTTTAGCTTTTTCTGCTGCATCTTTCAAACGTTGTAGAGCCATTTTATCAGTTGATAAGTCAATGCCGTTTTCTTTTTTGAATTCTTCGACTAACCAATCAATGATTTTTTGGTCAAAGTCATCACCACCAAGTTTGTTATCACCAGCAGTTGCAAGAACATCAAAGACACCATCACCTAATTCAAGAATTGAAACGTCAAAGGTACCACCACCAAGGTCAAAAACTAAGATTTTTTCATCTTTATCTGTTTTGTCTAGACCATAAGCAAGTGCAGCTGCTGTTGGTTCGTTTACAATACGTTCTACTTCAAGACCTGCAATTTTACCAGCATCTTTTGTTGCTTGACGTTGTGCATCGTTAAAGTAAGCTGGTACTGTGATAACAGCTTTAGTTACTTTTTCACCTAAATAATCTTCAGCATAACCTTTGATATATTGAAGAATCATCGCTGAAATTTCTTGTGGTGTGTATTCTTTGCCATTAGCAGAAGCTTTTTCAGATGTTCCCATTTTTGATTTAATAGAAATGATTGTTTCTGGATTTGTTACTGCTTGACGTTTTGCGGCATCACCAACAATGATTTCACCATTTTTGAATGATACTACTGAAGGTGTTGTACGGTTACCTTCTGGGTTTGCAATAATTTTACTTTCAGTTCCTTCAAGAACTGCTACTGCTGAGTTTGTTGTTCCTAAGTCAATACCAATAATTTTACTCATTTTATGTACCTCTATTTTATTACAGAATAATAGTTTTACGTCATTACGGACAATCCATCTTAATCTTAATTATAAACAACTACCATTGCAGGTCTTAAAATGCGTTCGTGCAACTTATAACCTTTTTGGAAGACTTGAGCTATGCTATCAGCTGGATGGTCCTCATCAGCTGGCATGGTTTGAATAGCCATATGCAAATTATGGTCAAACTCTCCATCAGCTGGAATTTCCTCAATACCTTCAGCTTTTAAAGCAGCAATAAGACTTTCCTGAGTCATTTCTAAGCCTTTTTTAACATCATCTGTGAGACCTTCTACTGCTAAAGCTCTTTCCAAATTATCTAGAGATGGTAAAATAGCCTTCCCTAAATCTTGTGAACGATATTTTTGTAGATTTTGTCTTTCCTCATTTGCACGACGTTGAATGTTTTGCATCTCAGCATGTGCGCGAAGGTATTTATTTTCAAACTCTTCTGCACGTTCATTTGCCATTTCTAATTCAGAACGTTCAGTCGTTTCTTCCTGGATTACTTCTTCAGTTTTTTCTTCAGTAGCCATCTCTTCTACGACTTCTTCAGGAGTAACCTTTTCATTTTCTTTTTTTGACAAATCCTTACCTCCTAGTAGGTATAATTAATTTACTTCATAATGATTGCTATTCAAATAGCGATAATAATCTCTTAACTTGAATGCTAATACACGACCGATAACATTTACTAAACTAACACTCCATTTATAATTCATATCAATTGGACCAATTAAACTTAATAATCCAAAACCACGATAAGGAATTAAAAACTTATGATTCAAGACTGTAAGGTCAGACAATGCTATTTCTTTGTTATCAGCTACTTGAACACTTGCCATTTGATTCGCATCAAGTGAATTTCTCAGTACAAGTGCTAACTGTTGTTCTTGGTCTAAAAACTGGTAAGTTTCTAAACTTGAAAATTCAAGAGCATTAACCTTTCCAGATACAAAAACAGTCTCTTGAAACAGATTATCAAAAATATAATCAAATAAGTCTAAAACATTGTCTGTCACGGAGAAATATTTTTGTAAAATCTGAGGAATCTCAGTTCGCAATTTGTAATGCACTTCCATGACTGTATTTGATTTCAATCGTTCATCTACAATTTCTTTAAGCGTTAACAAATCACGTCTCAAAAAGTTTTTTGGAATAGCAAACTGTACTGTTGTCGGTTTTGAATCGTCTAAAGTTAGCACTGCTAAAGCATCATGATTTGAAAGTTGAACAACATCAAATGCAGTTAATTTTTGTAAAGCTGGTTCCACATCTAAAATAACCGTTGTAAAACCTGTCATTTCAGATAAAATTTGACTTGCTTTTTTCAAAATATCCTCTGGTCTGAATGCTTCAAAATCAAATGCCTTAATGACTTGATAGACATCATCTTCATTCACGCTTTCAAGATTTAGCGAATGATCAACAAAGTACTTAAAACCAGCTGGACTTGGCATCCGTCCACTCGAAGTGTGTGCTTTTTCCAATAAACCTAACTTTTCAAGCTTAGCCATATCATTTCTAATAGTAGCACTACTAGAATCGATACTAGCTTGTAAAGCCTTTGAACCAACAGGCTCATGTGTTTGTGTAAAAAGTTCTATGATTAAGTTAAGAATGTCGTTTTGTCTTTTAGTTATCAAAAGCAATCACATCCTTTCTTTAGCACTCTTTATATCCGACTGCTAAATTATAATTCTATTATACTCCTAAAAAAATGACTGTCAAGAAAAAAACTCAAAAAATTAGCACTCATTTAAAAAGAGTGCTAATTTTTTATTTATCGTATTTTGTTAACCGATTATCATTAATCATAAGTTTTAGTTTATTGGCATAATTGGGATCTGTATTAAATGAATAATATTGAAGTAATTGTGCCGCTTCGCTGTCATCTTTAGCCAACACCAGTTGCTTGTATAAAGCTTTATCAAGATAACGACCTGTTCTTAAAGCATTCAAATAATCAATTGTAGACTCTGTCCAGTTATGATAAACACTAAAACGCATATCTTCATTTGCCCAAGAGCCTGATCGATAAATAGGCGTTTTTAAATCAATATAGTTTTGGTTGGACTTTGTCGGCAATGAATATAGATTATGATATTTACTTGCTAATAAGGTCCTACCATACTGTGATTCCAAGAGTGCTTGTCCAATGATTAAAGAAGGCTTCAATCCATAAGATTTTGCTACTGGTTTAATCTCAGAAGCCATTTTTTTCATAACTTCTTTTTTATTATATGGAACTGGTCGAATCTCAGTAGAAAGTGCTTTTGTGCCATAAAAAAATAAAGGAAGAAAAATAAAGAGTGAAATTAAGGCCATTATAACTTCAAAAACTTTTAACTTAAATCTCGCTCGCATTCATATTACTCCTCATTATTTTTCATAAATACCGGGATCATTGGATGACTAACTAAATTAGATATCACTGACTTTTCCTTCTAAAATCTCTTGTCCACGATAAATATAACTCATATCACCAATTGTTTTTACCGTAAATTTACCATCTTCAAATTCAACAACAGTGATACTACCGTTACCAATATATTGTTTTTCTTGATTGTGATCGATTAACCATAAAAATGTACCAATGGTCATTCCATGACTAACTACAACGGCATTACCGCCACCAGAATTTTGGATAGACAGAGCTATCGCTTCAAAACCATCATAAATACGTTTACTTAATACATCCCAAGGTTCTGCCCAATTAGCTGTATCAACTTGAACAATACTTTCAGCTAATTCAGAATAAGGGACTTCACGCATACTATTTCTATTTTCAAAAGCTTTCGTTCTAGGTAATACACCTAGAAATAGTTCTGAATCATAGGCACCATCTAAACTTCCAAAACACCACTCACGTATACGTTTATCTCTTGTATATGGGAGGAATTCATTTTCCGTTTCTCTTAAAATAATTTCCATGGTTTGCATGGTCCTTCCAGAGTCACTAGAAAAAGCTGCTTTAAACGGGATATTGGCATCTTTTAATCCAATTCCAAGTTGTCTAATACCTTCTTCACCAAATTTTGTTAATGGTGTATCACTCCAACCTTGAGCACGACCAATAGTATTAAACATTGTTTTTCCATGTCTAGCAATATAGAGTCTTGTTTTTGTCATGACGAATCCTCCTCAGTCTCATTTACCATTATATCATACTTGAAAACACTTGCAAAACAATCTGAAAATAATCAATTTTTAAAACTATGAATAGGTGCAGGGATCTGTCCACCCCGTTGAATAAAGGCATTTGATGAGTTTTTATTAACAGACATAACAGGTGCCATGCCTAATAAACCACCAAAATTAATCAGATCTCCTTCCTTCCCTTTCGGAATGATACGGACAGCTGTTGTTTTTTGGTTAATAACACCAATAGCAGCTTCGTCAGCTATCATAGCAGCAATTGTTTCATGCGGTGTTTTTTCTGGGATAGCGATCATATCTAGTCCTACTGAACAAATTGCCGTCATCGCCTCAAGTTTTTCTAGGTTTAAAGAACCATTTTGTACAGCAGCAATCATTCCTTCATCTTCTGAAACAGGAATAAATGCTCCTGAAAGACCTCCAACTTGATTGCAGGCCATAACGCCGCCTTTTTTTACAGCATCATTTAAGAGAGCTAAGGCAGCCGTAGTACCATGTGTTCCTACTGCTTCAAGGCCCATTTCTTCTAAAACCCTGGCAACTGAGTCCCCAACTGCAGGTGTAGGTGCTAAACTTAAATCCACAATTCCAAATTTTACACCTAATCTTTCAGAGGCCATTTGACCTACTAATTGACCAATTCTAGTAATCTTAAAGGCAGTCTTTTTGACAGTTTCTGCAACAACATCAAAACTTTCACCTTTTACCTTCTCTAGTGCTCTTTTGACAACACCTGGACCAGAGACGCCAACATTGATAACAACATCCGCCTCACCAACACCATGAAAAGCACCTGCCATAAAAGGATTGTCTTCGACCGCATTTGCAAATACAACTAATTTAGCTGCACCCATATCTGATAAATCAGCTGTTTCTTTAATAACCTTTCCCATATCAGCAACTGCTGTCATATTGATTCCAGCTTTAGTTGACCCAATATTAACAGAAGCACATACTTTATTGGTTTCTGCTAAAGCTCTAGGAATAGATTGGATAAGAATCTCGTCGCCTTTTTGATAGCCTTTTTGAACTAATGCAGAAAAACCACCAATAAAATCTACTCCAATTTCTTCAGCAGCGGCATCCATAGCTTTTGCAATAGGTGTATAATCGTCCACATTAGTTGCAGCCCCAATCAAAGAAATCGGAGTCACTGATACCCGCTTATTGACAATTGGAATACCCAATTCTGCTGCGATTTGATTACCCACTGTAACTAGATTTGAAGCTTTGTCAACAATTTTACGATAGACTTTATCACAAACCTTATCAATATCAGTATCGATACAATCTAGTAAAGAAATCCCCATTGTAATGGTTCTGATATCAAAATGTTGTTCATCAATCATGTCAATCGTTTCTTTGACCTGTCTAATATCCATTTTTTTCTCCTATAGATTATGCATAGCATCAAATATGGCAGCACTTTGGATATTAATTTTAACATTCAAAGTTTTACCAAATTGAGTTAAATCATCACGCAATGTTGTAAAATCCAAATGATTTTCAGAAGAAACAACCGCCATCATTGTAAAATATTCGTCTAAAACAGTTTGTGAAATATCATCAATATTTAGACCCAACGCTGCAATTTTTCCAGAAACTCCTGCTACTATTCCTTTACTATCTCTTCCTACTACTGTGATAATTGCTTTCATACCATGCCTCCATAATTTTTTTATATTTTAGCATAAAACATTTTAAAAAACTATTTTATTTTCAAAAAAGCTGATTACAGCAATGATTTTGTAATTAAAGGACATATTTTTGTTATCTAAATATTACATAAATTATTTATAATAAGCTTGTAGCCTGAAAAATTTAGAAGATAAGACATCTAATGCTACTTTTGTCGTTTCGACTATATGAAAAAGAGCTAGCTTTTGCTAGCTCTTTTTTAGCGTTTATCAAGAAAATAAGCAACCACTGCTACAACTATTACTGCTCCTAGAATAGATGGAAAAATAGCCATTTTAGCTAAATGTGGTCCCCAATTTCCAAATAGTGCTTGACCTACTGAAGAGCCAATAAGCCCAGCAGCAATATTAGTAATACATCCCATGCGATTATTATTTTCAGTTATTCTACCTGCAATGGAACCAATAATGGCGCCTACAATTAATGACAAAATCATAATGTCTCCTTTATATTTCAATGTCATCTCGAACTATTTTGACAGCTTCTTTGTTAATTACTTTATCTCTTAAACTGATTATTAAAACAGCTGCTAATATTAGTGTCATTCCTAAAAAGTCAATAGGATAAAAATGTTGTTTAATAATTACAATTGCAAAAACAACTGATGCTATCGGCTCGACACATGCTAATAAACTTCCTTTAACAGGACCGACAATTGTAGTTCCCATCAAAAACACGGTATAAGCAAAAACAGTTCCCACCCCAATGATACCAAACAAAGCAAGTATTGTTTTACTATCATATGATACATGGTATTGCCATGATTTGGTAATAATTGGAAAAATAATTCCTGCAATTAACATTCCAAGTCCGATAACACTCAAACTTCCCCATTTTTTTATGAGTTGAGCTGGCAATATAATATAAACAGAATAAGTAAATGCAGATAATAATCCCCAAAAGAGACCTTTAGGTGTCATTGCCATATGTGTGATTTGACCATGTGTCGACATGATTAATGTCCCAGAAATAGCAAAGAGTATTGATAAAAGCTCTGCAAAAGTTGGCAATTGTTTCTTGGTCAGTGATACATAAAGTAAAATGAGAACTGGTGACAGGTATTGTAATACTGTAGCTGTCCCAGCATTAGTAAATTTGATTGCCGACAAAAAAGCAAGTTGATTCATTAACAATCCTAATATACTAAAGATAAAAAGTGTCAATATGTTTTCTTTTTTCTTGATTAGTGATATAAATTTTTCTTTTTGAATGAGAAAAGCTAAAAATGTTATCACAATACCTGAAATCAAGAGTCTCAAAGAAGTCAAAAGATTAACTGCCATCCCGTGTGACATGAGATACTGACCAGATACACTCGAAATACCCCACGCTGTTCCAGCAGATAAAACCAGAAGAGTTCCATATTTAACTTTCATATGCCATCCATTGAGTTTGAGAAAAAATCAGTTTAGACTGATTTTTTAGTCTTTTAATTTAGCTAGTTCTTGTGCTAATAAAGTCAAGGCAACTTGTGGGTTTGCTTGACCTTTTGTCGCCTTCATTAAATAACCTGTAAAAGCTTTATCAGCATTGCGTTTTCCTGCTTTAAAGTCAGCAACTGCAGCTTCATTATCTGCAAAGACTTGATGAATAATAGGAATAAGTACGTCTGGATCTGAAATTTGAACCAGTCCTGCTTTCTCGACATAATCACGCGCAGAACCGCCATTTTTAGCCAAATGCACAAAAACTTTCTTAGCAATTTTAGATGAAATGGTACCATCTTCGATGATAGAAATCATTTCAACTAGATTCTCAGGTGTCAATTCAATTTCTAAAATTGATTTAGATTGACTATTTAAGAATTGTGCGACTTCACCTTGTAACCAATTTGAAACTTGCTTAGCATCACCACCAATTAAAACTGCCTTTTCAAAAAAGTCAGACAAGGCTTTTGTTGCTGTTAATTGCTGTGCATCATAAGCTGATAAGCCTAATTCAGAAACATAACGTTGACGTCTTTGAGCTGGAAATTGCGGCAAATCTTTTCGCATTTCTTCTATCCAAGCATCATCAACTTCAAATAATGGCAGATCAGGTTCTGGGAAATAACGGTAATCAGCCGCACCTTCTTTAACACGCATCAAGATTGTGCCTTTATTTGCTTCATCATAACGGCGTGTTTCTTGACGAATAATACCACCTGAACGCAATAGTTTCGCTTGACGAGCAACTTCAAATTCTAACCCTTTTCGAACATTAGAAAAGGAGTTTAAGTTTTTCAATTCAGTTTTTGTTCCAAATGCTTCTTGTCCGTATGGTCTTAATGACACATTGGCATCAACACGCATTGATCCTTCTTCCATTTTGACATCTGAAATACCAGTATATTGGATAATTTCTTTTAATGCAGTTAGATAAGCATAGGCTTCTTCAGGCGATCTCATATCAGCTTCTGAAACAATCTCAATCAAAGGAACACCTTGACGGTTTAAGTCAACATAAGAATAACCATCTGTTCCATGAGTATTTTTCCCTGCATCCTCTTCAAGATGAGCACGTTCAATTCTAATTTTTTTAGTCGAGCCATCTTCTAAATTGATATCAATCCAACCATCATAACCAATTGGCTCATCAAATTGAGAAATTTGGTAAGCTTTTGGATTGTCAGGATAAAAATAATTTTTGCGGTCAAAGTGCATCTTTTGATGTATAGACATATTTAAAGCCAGAGCAGCTTTAATACCCGCATCAATCACACCTTTATTCATTACAGGAAGTACTCCTGGGAAAGACCAGTCAATGACATTTGTATTGGTATTTGGATTTTCCCCAAAATGAGCTGAAGAAGGTGAGAAAATTTTTGAATTTGTGTTTAATTCAACATGGACTTCTAATCCAATTATCGTTTCAAAATTCATTAGCGTCCTCCTTCAAAAATAATTGGTTGTTGTTTATGATAATCTGTACTTGCCTCAAAAGCAGCAGCAACTTGATAAATGACTTCTTCTGAGTACTTAGGTCCAATTAATTGTAAGCCTACTGGAAGTCCTTCAACAAATCCTGAAGGAATTGAAATTCCAGGTAAACCTGCTAGATTAACCGGTATTGTTAATAAATCAGCTAAATACATAGCAACCGGGTCATGACTTAATGTATCTAAATCAAATGCAACATTTGGTGTAGTTGGTCCTAAAATTAAATCATAGTCAGCAAATACTTTGTCAAAATCTTGAATAATTAGTGTTCTCACTTGACCTGCTTTTTTAAAGTAAGCATCATAGTAACCTGATGATAAACTGAATGTCCCAAGCATTATACGACGTTTAACTTCATCACCAAATCCTTGACTTCTCGTATTCACATAAATCTCTTCTAAGCTTTTAGCATCATCTGCTCTAAAACCATAACGAATACCATCAAACCGTTGTAAGTTAGATGATGCTTCTGAAGATGCAATGATATAATAAACTGCAACCCCATATTTACTATGTGGAAGACTGACTTCCTCAACTATGGCACCTAATTTTTCAAATGTTTTAGCCGCTTCTAAGATATTTTCTTTGATTTTAGGGTCAATACCTTCACCAAGATATTCTTTTGGTAAGGCAATTTTCATCCCTTTAATATCTTTGCCAATCTTACTAGTATAGTCCCCCACTTCAATAGGTGCAGATGTTGAATCTTTGCTATCTTGGCTGGCAATAACATTTAATAGCTGTGCATTTTCTTTGACAGTCGGAGCAAATGGCCCAATTTGATCTAATGAAGATCCAAACGCAATCAACCCATAACGCGAAACAGAACCATAGGTTGGTTTCAAACCGACAATCCCATTAAAGGCTGCTGGTTGACGAATAGAACCTCCTGTATCAGATCCTAGAGATAAGCGAACTTGTCCTGATGCTACTGCTGTAGCTGAACCACCTGAAGAACCTCCTGGAACTTTTGTTTGATCCCAAGCATTTTTGGTCTTTTTAAAGTAAGATGTTTCTGTTGATCCGCCCATAGCAAACTCATCCATATTGGTTTTCCCAATCAGAATCATTCCTTGGTTTAAAGCATTTTCGACAGCTGTTGCATTAAAAATTGGTTCATAATTATATAACATTTTAGAAGCAGCTGTTGTTAAAATACCAGATGTTGAAATATTATCTTTAACTGCTAAAGGAATTCCACTCATTAGATTTGATGCATCAATTCCAGATTGGTCGATTGCTTCGGCTTGCGCCAACGCTTTTTCTTCAGCAATTGTAATAAAAGAATCAACTAATTCTTCTCTCTTTTTGATATCAGCAAGCGTTTCTTTTGTCAATTCAGTGGCTGAAATTTCCTTTTTTACAAGGAGATCATGTAATTCTTCAATTGTCTTATCATGTAATGACATTATGCATCTCCTCCATCTTCTAAGATTGCTGGAACTTTAATATAATGCCCTTCTTTTTCAGGGACATTTTTAAATAGTAATTTAGGTTCTGTTCCTTTTTCAGCTACATCTTGACGAATAACTGTTTTACGATCAGCCATTGTTGAGGTGATGGCTACGCCTTCTGTGTCTACTTCATTTAAGAGTTCAACCATATCGACTATTTTTGTCAAAGTTGTTGCAAATTCTGTTGTTTCTTTATCAGAAAAAGATAACTTTGATAAATGAGCAACATGGCGAACTTCTTCTTCAGAAATTTTCATTTCGTGTCTCCTTGTATTTCTGCAAGTTCTTATATGTCAATAAAAAGACATAGTCTAGTTTATTATATCACACTTTGATTAATTTAAGCTGGCTCCTTGCCAGATTATATCGAGTGAAATAAAACATTATGAACGAGGAAACATTTCACCCCAAGCTAATGTTCCACCCATAACATCAACAACATTATATCCATGATCTGCTAAAAATTCAGCAGCTTTTCGTGAACGTGTCCCACCTTTACAAACGATGTAGTAGGTATCTTCTTTATCAAGAGACATTTTGTCGTGGTAGACATCACTAAGTGGTATGTTTTTTGCACAAGGGATATGAAAAGAATCATATTCTTCTTTTTCACGAACATCTATTAGATTGATAGCTTCTTTTGCCATTAGTTCGTTTAATGATTTTACTGAAATAGTTTCCATAGTCTATACATCACTTTCTTTGATTTAGACAATGCATTTTGCACCTAAAACTGTTAGCATATGATTAATTGCCCAGTTATGGTCTGTCTCATTTATACTTGCTACTGCACTTGGTGATAGTTCAATTTTATAACCTAGTTGGTAAGCATCAATAGCAGTATGCAAAACACAAATATTCGTCATGACACCTGTTATCATAACCGTATCAATACAACGTTCTCTTAACCTAATATCCAAATCAGTTCCTGAGAATGCAGAATAATGCCTTTTGTCTAACCAGTATATCTGTTCCTTGTTTTTATGTTTTTTATAAAAATCACCTAATTGCCCATAAAGATTTCGACCAGCACTGTGTTTAAGATTATGTGGTGGAAATAAACGAGTCTCTGGATGATAAGTGTCTTTTTCTTCATGACAGTCAATAGCAAAAACAATAAAATCACCAGCATTAAACGCAGCTTCAGTTACTTCAGCTATAGCAGTTTCAATTAATTGAGCTGGTTTTCCAACAGTTAATTTGCCTTCATCTGCTACAAAATCGTAAGTGTAATCAACTGAAATAACAGCTTTCATTTTCATCCTCTTTTCATTCAACTTTTTCAAATTGGAAATAGCATACCTTAATCTAATAAGGGTGTCAAGAAAAATATAACATCAAAAAAGCCTAAAAGTCAGATGCTTTAGGCTTTTTTTATTAGAATTCTTGCAATTTATCGAAGATACCTTCATTGATAACCTTTAGGTAAGTTCCTTTCATACCTAATGAACGACTTTCAATAATACCCGCACTTTCAAGCTTACGTAAGGCATTTACAATCACTGAGCGTGTAATCCCAATACGATCAGCGATAACTGATGCCGTAAGACGTCCTTCATTGCCATCAAGTTCTCCTAAAATAGCTGCTACAGCTTTCATTTCAGAATATGACAAAGTATTGATTGCCATATTAACAGCCGTTTGTTTACGGATGGTTTCTTCAAGGTTTTCAGTTTGAAGATTCAATAGTTGGATACCAACAACGGTACTTGAAATTTCAACAAGAATTAAATCATCATCGCTGAATTCTTTATCATTACGCCAGATGATAAGTGTCCCTAGACGCATACCACCACCGTAAATAGGTGCAATAGTTGTCAAACCATCTGGATAAATATCTTTTGATTCCACTGGAAAGACTGTTAAGTCATTTTCAACAGGTAAATTTGCTTCAGTATCGTAAATGCGACTAGCAGATTTCACATATTCTTCTGGAAATTGTTTGGCTTCGAAAAATTCTTCAACACGATCAGTGTTTGTTTTATATTTCATCGCATAACCTAACAATGCACCACCACCGTTGA
This Streptococcus urinalis 2285-97 DNA region includes the following protein-coding sequences:
- the gatA gene encoding Asp-tRNA(Asn)/Glu-tRNA(Gln) amidotransferase subunit GatA, producing MSLHDKTIEELHDLLVKKEISATELTKETLADIKKREELVDSFITIAEEKALAQAEAIDQSGIDASNLMSGIPLAVKDNISTSGILTTAASKMLYNYEPIFNATAVENALNQGMILIGKTNMDEFAMGGSTETSYFKKTKNAWDQTKVPGGSSGGSATAVASGQVRLSLGSDTGGSIRQPAAFNGIVGLKPTYGSVSRYGLIAFGSSLDQIGPFAPTVKENAQLLNVIASQDSKDSTSAPIEVGDYTSKIGKDIKGMKIALPKEYLGEGIDPKIKENILEAAKTFEKLGAIVEEVSLPHSKYGVAVYYIIASSEASSNLQRFDGIRYGFRADDAKSLEEIYVNTRSQGFGDEVKRRIMLGTFSLSSGYYDAYFKKAGQVRTLIIQDFDKVFADYDLILGPTTPNVAFDLDTLSHDPVAMYLADLLTIPVNLAGLPGISIPSGFVEGLPVGLQLIGPKYSEEVIYQVAAAFEASTDYHKQQPIIFEGGR
- the gatC gene encoding Asp-tRNA(Asn)/Glu-tRNA(Gln) amidotransferase subunit GatC yields the protein MKISEEEVRHVAHLSKLSFSDKETTEFATTLTKIVDMVELLNEVDTEGVAITSTMADRKTVIRQDVAEKGTEPKLLFKNVPEKEGHYIKVPAILEDGGDA
- a CDS encoding rhodanese-like domain-containing protein, yielding METISVKSLNELMAKEAINLIDVREKEEYDSFHIPCAKNIPLSDVYHDKMSLDKEDTYYIVCKGGTRSRKAAEFLADHGYNVVDVMGGTLAWGEMFPRS
- a CDS encoding cysteine hydrolase family protein; translation: MKAVISVDYTYDFVADEGKLTVGKPAQLIETAIAEVTEAAFNAGDFIVFAIDCHEEKDTYHPETRLFPPHNLKHSAGRNLYGQLGDFYKKHKNKEQIYWLDKRHYSAFSGTDLDIRLRERCIDTVMITGVMTNICVLHTAIDAYQLGYKIELSPSAVASINETDHNWAINHMLTVLGAKCIV
- the codY gene encoding GTP-sensing pleiotropic transcriptional regulator CodY, encoding MPNLLQQTRRITSILQRTVDSLDSELPYNTMAAQLADIIDCNACIINGGGALLGYAMKYKTNTDRVEEFFEAKQFPEEYVKSASRIYDTEANLPVENDLTVFPVESKDIYPDGLTTIAPIYGGGMRLGTLIIWRNDKEFSDDDLILVEISSTVVGIQLLNLQTENLEETIRKQTAVNMAINTLSYSEMKAVAAILGELDGNEGRLTASVIADRIGITRSVIVNALRKLESAGIIESRSLGMKGTYLKVINEGIFDKLQEF